From Butyricimonas paravirosa, one genomic window encodes:
- a CDS encoding thioredoxin family protein, giving the protein MKKLFVLIVLMAGIVWGAEAQSKGITFEQTKEWKKVLKKAKKEKKLIFIDCYTSWCGPCKMLSSQVFTREDVGNQFNADFVNVKYDMEKDADGVMLKDKFEVKAFPTLVFVDPNTQQVVHKMVGAGSAEWLMEGGKMAKDPQNNLSGLTKRYEAGERSTDLLSRYLNALSSAYMQEKQGAVAAEYLNALSDDEIVTKDNWELIKKNVSDPLSKPIRQVIENIGRFYEVAGKEVVDYKLENSIKGAVAEITYWRPGNGEFNEARNAELIKLLQSLDYAFIPGALASLYTAEYVRKGDYKGMLNSMREAFKYNVFRNGEEQMYFQNNIEALTGCDDKTLVQEGIDWIDARCAQTKDYFAKANLMNSKARLLTKNGDTLGADKAKMEEEKYNAEGEKRSGGKAVRAIRMN; this is encoded by the coding sequence ATGAAGAAATTATTTGTATTAATCGTTTTGATGGCCGGGATTGTTTGGGGCGCAGAGGCTCAAAGCAAGGGGATTACTTTCGAACAGACGAAAGAATGGAAGAAAGTTTTGAAAAAGGCTAAGAAAGAGAAGAAGTTGATATTTATCGATTGTTACACTTCTTGGTGCGGGCCTTGTAAGATGTTATCCTCACAGGTGTTTACCCGTGAGGACGTGGGGAATCAGTTTAATGCGGATTTCGTGAACGTGAAGTATGATATGGAAAAGGATGCGGATGGCGTGATGTTGAAAGATAAATTTGAAGTGAAGGCTTTCCCAACTTTGGTTTTCGTGGACCCGAATACGCAGCAGGTGGTTCATAAGATGGTTGGGGCCGGTTCCGCCGAATGGTTAATGGAAGGTGGAAAGATGGCAAAAGATCCACAAAACAATTTGAGTGGATTGACGAAGCGATACGAGGCTGGGGAGCGGAGTACGGATCTGTTAAGTCGTTATTTGAATGCTCTATCCTCTGCTTATATGCAGGAAAAACAAGGGGCTGTTGCCGCTGAATATTTGAACGCCTTGTCGGATGACGAGATTGTAACCAAGGATAATTGGGAGTTGATCAAAAAGAACGTGAGCGATCCGTTATCAAAGCCTATACGTCAAGTGATTGAAAATATCGGGCGTTTCTATGAAGTAGCCGGTAAAGAAGTGGTAGATTATAAATTGGAAAATTCGATTAAGGGAGCCGTGGCTGAAATCACGTATTGGCGTCCGGGAAACGGGGAGTTTAACGAGGCTAGAAATGCCGAGTTGATTAAATTACTTCAGTCTTTGGATTATGCTTTTATCCCGGGAGCTTTGGCTAGTTTATACACCGCCGAGTATGTTCGGAAAGGTGATTATAAAGGAATGTTGAATAGTATGCGTGAGGCATTCAAGTACAACGTGTTCAGGAATGGTGAAGAGCAAATGTATTTCCAAAATAATATTGAGGCGTTAACCGGTTGTGATGACAAGACTCTCGTGCAGGAGGGAATCGATTGGATCGATGCCAGATGTGCCCAGACAAAAGATTATTTTGCCAAAGCTAATTTGATGAATTCTAAAGCTCGCTTGTTAACCAAAAACGGGGATACGCTTGGAGCGGATAAGGCGAAAATGGAAGAAGAGAAATATAATGCAGAGGGAGAGAAAAGAAGTGGGGGAAAAGCAGTTAGAGCTATTCGAATGAATTAA
- a CDS encoding MBL fold metallo-hydrolase, with protein sequence MKTTVVILLITLGMLTKTGKFETDFFKTKDGKELRITFIKHGSLMFEYDGKIMYVDPVSDYADYSKLPKADVILITHEHGDHLDSKAISAVEKEGTLLITNASSREKLGKGQIMKNGDSLKPDSWFELDAVPAYNTTPGREIYHPKDRDNGYVLTFGGTKVYVAGDTEDIPEMQNLKDIDIAFLPVNQPYTMTLLQADRAARVIKPKVLYPYHYGETNVEELKSSLKDIPGIEVRIRQLQ encoded by the coding sequence ATGAAAACGACAGTAGTGATATTATTGATTACGCTAGGTATGTTAACTAAGACTGGAAAGTTCGAGACGGATTTTTTCAAAACGAAAGACGGGAAGGAGTTGAGAATTACTTTTATCAAGCATGGTAGCTTGATGTTTGAGTACGATGGTAAGATCATGTATGTTGATCCGGTTTCTGATTATGCTGATTATAGTAAATTACCTAAAGCAGATGTTATCTTGATTACCCACGAACATGGCGATCATTTGGATTCGAAAGCCATTTCGGCGGTAGAGAAAGAAGGGACGCTCCTGATCACGAATGCCTCTTCCCGGGAGAAATTGGGCAAAGGGCAAATCATGAAAAACGGGGATAGCCTCAAACCTGATTCTTGGTTTGAATTGGATGCGGTTCCGGCCTATAACACGACTCCGGGAAGGGAAATTTATCACCCGAAAGACCGGGATAACGGATATGTATTGACGTTCGGGGGAACAAAAGTATATGTGGCAGGAGATACTGAAGATATTCCGGAAATGCAAAATTTGAAAGATATTGATATTGCCTTTTTACCCGTGAATCAGCCTTACACGATGACCCTTCTCCAAGCGGATCGTGCGGCACGAGTGATAAAACCTAAAGTCCTTTACCCTTATCATTACGGGGAGACGAACGTGGAAGAATTGAAATCTTCTTTGAAAGATATTCCGGGAATTGAGGTACGAATCCGGCAACTGCAATGA
- a CDS encoding SRPBCC family protein has translation MRILLCFVLMCCMSGLVSAQMTAAKKIPPAIEKKIVLKASAQKVWDYISEPASYKKFSGVKEFTCEEKALNAKIELTGKDGKKRSQYISVIDYDIFKICYFVTRSDYAGDKQWVYAFEVHPKGDKKCEVVLSVYNGFDELSPEFKKGMTEEFDTIIASLQKKFK, from the coding sequence ATGAGAATATTACTTTGTTTTGTATTGATGTGTTGCATGTCCGGATTGGTTTCGGCACAAATGACTGCAGCGAAGAAAATACCGCCTGCTATCGAGAAAAAGATCGTGTTGAAAGCATCTGCTCAAAAAGTGTGGGATTACATCTCGGAACCGGCAAGTTACAAGAAGTTTTCGGGCGTGAAGGAATTTACTTGCGAGGAGAAGGCTTTGAATGCTAAAATCGAGTTGACCGGGAAAGATGGCAAAAAAAGGAGTCAATATATCAGCGTGATTGATTATGATATCTTCAAGATTTGTTATTTTGTTACCCGATCGGATTACGCGGGCGATAAACAGTGGGTTTATGCTTTTGAAGTTCATCCCAAAGGAGACAAAAAATGTGAGGTCGTGTTGTCTGTTTACAATGGGTTTGACGAACTTTCGCCAGAATTCAAGAAAGGAATGACCGAAGAGTTCGACACTATTATTGCCAGTTTGCAGAAAAAATTTAAATAG
- a CDS encoding thioredoxin family protein codes for MKINKLFRIIGFACLLLVLTVSVSAQKYKSVFKNLTWEQAAELAQKEGKIVLVDAMRKARTPEDQKKQDATERKLFSIPEIMNFCDQHVIAIHIDMGSEAGQAFAPKLMMNMYPTYGFFMPNGDILGVVSPYLLAQKPEKFEEVGNKALKDAEVKRNNNRSIQFEEISLKDAMAKAKKENRLIFIDAYTDYCQPCMLMVKNVFSLNKVADFYNQNFINLKMHFGKEKELAEKYGTSGYPAFLFINGDGKLVYMESGYTEEDEFIGYGKMALEKAKGIEFIEGDWNRALEQARQENKLIFMDCYTSWCGPCKQLAKTVFTDPDAANFFNEHFVNLKMDMEKGEGINLKDRFEVKAYPTLLFINGQGEVVHCLVGAPGLKELMEQAQLAFDGKGLAYADDEYQKGNREPELIQAYLTYLGNASLDKEAEKVSLDYFATLDKNNLKERKYWDIFAKYVNDVDSDLFQYVYEHRDEFYSIYGEQDVKRKIQNVWGSGANQFVHKEGDQMVLDKKGFKRYVKRMEKAKVDGWEDIASGAEMMNAEKIGDWKTYIALGTERIKQNKVSDLLLYNWGLRVNKQCKDKELRLLAAKWFDEAAAKAAKNEAEGKSNMMSYRTYFEKLAKDLKADVQ; via the coding sequence ATGAAAATAAATAAATTATTTAGAATTATAGGTTTTGCTTGTTTATTGCTAGTGTTGACTGTATCGGTGAGTGCCCAGAAGTATAAATCAGTGTTTAAAAACCTGACTTGGGAACAGGCGGCAGAGCTGGCGCAGAAAGAAGGAAAGATCGTGTTGGTGGACGCTATGCGAAAAGCTAGAACCCCGGAGGATCAGAAAAAACAAGATGCTACAGAGCGAAAATTGTTTTCTATTCCGGAAATTATGAATTTTTGTGATCAGCACGTGATTGCTATTCATATTGATATGGGGTCTGAGGCAGGTCAAGCATTTGCTCCTAAACTAATGATGAATATGTACCCGACCTATGGTTTCTTTATGCCTAATGGGGATATTCTTGGGGTGGTGAGTCCTTATCTTTTGGCTCAAAAACCGGAAAAGTTCGAGGAAGTTGGAAATAAGGCTTTGAAAGACGCAGAGGTGAAAAGAAATAACAACCGTTCGATTCAATTTGAAGAGATTAGTTTGAAGGATGCAATGGCGAAAGCGAAAAAAGAGAATCGATTGATTTTTATTGATGCTTATACGGATTATTGTCAACCTTGTATGTTAATGGTGAAAAATGTATTCTCGTTGAATAAGGTGGCTGATTTTTACAATCAGAATTTTATAAACTTGAAAATGCATTTCGGAAAGGAGAAAGAACTTGCGGAAAAATATGGCACGAGTGGTTATCCGGCATTCCTGTTTATTAATGGTGACGGGAAATTGGTCTATATGGAGAGCGGATACACGGAAGAAGATGAGTTTATAGGTTATGGGAAAATGGCTTTAGAGAAGGCCAAAGGAATTGAATTTATCGAAGGGGACTGGAATCGGGCATTGGAGCAAGCGCGACAAGAGAATAAACTTATTTTCATGGATTGTTATACTTCTTGGTGCGGACCTTGTAAACAACTGGCGAAAACCGTGTTTACTGATCCGGATGCGGCCAACTTTTTCAACGAACATTTCGTGAACCTGAAAATGGATATGGAAAAAGGGGAAGGGATAAATTTGAAAGATCGTTTTGAAGTGAAAGCATATCCTACATTACTTTTTATTAACGGGCAGGGGGAAGTTGTACATTGCCTTGTTGGGGCGCCAGGATTGAAGGAATTGATGGAACAAGCTCAGCTCGCTTTTGATGGGAAAGGGTTAGCCTATGCGGATGATGAATACCAAAAGGGTAACCGGGAACCGGAATTGATTCAAGCATATCTTACTTATTTAGGAAATGCCTCCTTAGATAAAGAGGCAGAGAAAGTAAGTCTGGATTATTTTGCCACGTTAGACAAGAATAATTTAAAGGAGAGAAAGTATTGGGATATATTTGCCAAGTATGTGAATGATGTTGATTCAGATTTATTTCAATACGTGTATGAACATCGGGATGAATTTTATTCTATTTATGGAGAACAAGATGTAAAACGGAAAATTCAAAATGTGTGGGGTAGTGGTGCTAACCAGTTTGTGCATAAAGAAGGAGATCAGATGGTGTTGGACAAAAAAGGTTTTAAACGTTACGTAAAACGCATGGAAAAAGCAAAAGTGGATGGCTGGGAGGATATTGCTTCCGGTGCGGAAATGATGAATGCGGAGAAGATTGGCGATTGGAAGACTTATATTGCTTTAGGTACAGAGCGTATCAAGCAAAATAAAGTTTCCGATCTGCTACTTTATAATTGGGGATTACGGGTAAATAAGCAATGTAAAGATAAGGAGTTAAGATTATTGGCGGCTAAGTGGTTTGATGAGGCGGCAGCTAAAGCTGCTAAAAATGAGGCAGAAGGAAAAAGTAATATGATGTCTTACCGGACATATTTTGAAAAACTGGCAAAAGATTTGAAGGCTGATGTGCAGTAA
- a CDS encoding TlpA disulfide reductase family protein has protein sequence MRKILRLLLFTCMMVSTSSVFAQKTITIKGKVKFPYNRFNMEIIERQGFDKTIIDSCKVKDDGTYEFKMKVDKPGVYTLDCQKWQSVQFWAEDEDLEINFRGEDTAKIKIKNPPYVYIKGGPNNELMNLMNWDGYRGYQLMIGISQGVYRIPGIDDQAKQEVSGKFYDMLGNESRARAKFLAENYADRNSVLAILPALRGEENEELVKQVLSRLESKNPNYAPLLKYKAEMAEAKAQKERLAEGKVAPEFSFPTPDGKKKLGPQDFKGKILVLDFWASWCGPCRAEIPHLKEAYKEYSNKGVAFFSVSIDKDDAAWRKAMKEENMPWAQAQAPKAGKDVMKQYQFSGIPYILVLDKEGKIVAKNLRGKALTDKLEELLSGKKKSVAMPAMGM, from the coding sequence ATGAGAAAGATTTTAAGATTATTGTTATTCACTTGTATGATGGTTAGTACAAGTAGTGTTTTCGCCCAGAAAACGATCACAATCAAAGGGAAAGTGAAATTCCCTTATAACCGGTTCAACATGGAAATTATTGAACGGCAAGGATTCGACAAGACAATTATCGATTCGTGCAAGGTAAAAGATGATGGGACATACGAATTCAAAATGAAGGTGGATAAACCGGGTGTTTACACGTTGGACTGTCAAAAGTGGCAATCTGTACAATTCTGGGCAGAGGACGAGGATTTGGAGATTAATTTCAGGGGAGAGGACACGGCTAAGATAAAAATAAAGAACCCGCCTTACGTGTATATTAAAGGTGGACCGAACAATGAGTTAATGAATTTAATGAATTGGGATGGATACCGGGGGTATCAATTAATGATTGGTATTTCTCAAGGCGTGTATCGTATTCCAGGGATTGATGATCAGGCAAAACAAGAAGTTTCCGGTAAATTTTATGATATGTTGGGAAATGAATCGAGAGCGAGAGCTAAATTTTTAGCAGAAAATTATGCTGATCGGAATAGTGTGTTGGCAATATTACCGGCTTTGAGAGGAGAAGAAAACGAGGAATTAGTAAAACAGGTTCTATCTCGTCTGGAAAGTAAGAATCCGAATTATGCTCCCTTGTTGAAATACAAGGCAGAAATGGCTGAGGCGAAAGCTCAAAAAGAACGTTTGGCCGAGGGGAAAGTTGCCCCGGAATTTTCATTCCCTACCCCTGATGGAAAGAAAAAGTTAGGACCTCAGGATTTTAAAGGAAAGATTCTTGTACTTGATTTTTGGGCTTCTTGGTGCGGACCTTGCCGGGCTGAAATTCCTCACTTGAAGGAGGCTTATAAAGAGTATAGCAACAAGGGTGTGGCATTCTTTAGTGTTTCGATTGATAAAGATGATGCTGCTTGGAGAAAAGCCATGAAGGAAGAGAATATGCCTTGGGCGCAAGCGCAGGCTCCGAAGGCTGGAAAAGACGTGATGAAACAATACCAGTTCTCGGGAATCCCTTATATTTTGGTTTTGGACAAGGAGGGGAAAATCGTGGCAAAGAATTTGCGGGGAAAGGCATTGACGGATAAGCTAGAGGAATTGCTTAGTGGTAAAAAGAAGAGCGTGGCGATGCCTGCGATGGGGATGTAG
- a CDS encoding RNA polymerase sigma-70 factor, which produces MTSKVPINQDRLINGDEKEFKSLFDLLYVGMVQQATFYTNDFAVAEDVVQEVFVRLWEKRGELKSVQNLEGYLLLSVKNRCLNYLEHQQVVDKYKQYYLSQEIQDDDEDPEQFIEDVGKLLDKLPEKRKMVLELCVIESKSYAEIADLLGISLNTVKDHVKKAYAFLREELRKEVSYPILFFALYFKGKSASE; this is translated from the coding sequence ATGACATCAAAAGTTCCAATAAATCAAGATCGTTTAATAAATGGGGATGAGAAAGAATTTAAGTCCTTGTTTGATTTGTTGTATGTTGGAATGGTGCAGCAAGCGACGTTTTATACAAATGATTTTGCTGTCGCGGAGGATGTTGTGCAGGAAGTTTTTGTTCGTTTGTGGGAAAAACGGGGGGAGTTGAAAAGTGTTCAAAATCTTGAGGGGTATTTGTTGTTATCCGTAAAAAATCGTTGTTTAAATTATCTGGAACATCAACAAGTGGTGGATAAATATAAACAATATTATTTGTCGCAGGAAATACAAGATGATGATGAAGATCCAGAACAATTCATAGAAGATGTAGGTAAATTGTTGGATAAGTTACCGGAAAAACGTAAAATGGTATTGGAACTATGCGTGATAGAATCTAAATCCTACGCTGAAATTGCAGATCTATTAGGAATCTCTTTGAATACGGTAAAAGATCATGTGAAGAAAGCCTACGCTTTCCTGCGAGAAGAATTGCGCAAAGAAGTTTCTTATCCGATATTATTTTTTGCCCTTTATTTCAAGGGGAAAAGTGCATCTGAATAA
- a CDS encoding linear amide C-N hydrolase yields the protein MKTLFITTLLVAGMLTTYTQACTRVVYLGKNGMVVTGRTMDWKEDLKSNIYVFPRGIERAGADKGNTIHWKSKYGSVITAGYDIGTSDGMNEKGLVANLLYLTESDYYRPNDTRPVMGISIWTQYVLDNFATVDEAVKELSKETFRIDAPDMPNGAKSTLHLAISDASGNSAIFEYIKGKLIIHEGKEYQVMTNSPSYEQQITLNNYWQQIGGLVMLPGTNRAADRFVRASFYINVIPQTDNQREAVAGVFSVIRNVSVPLGISTPAQPNISSTRWRTVADQKNKVYFFESTMTPNVFWINMKDLDFSEGASVKKLNLANGETYAGNAAKDMVNSPSFKFLFEVI from the coding sequence ATGAAAACATTATTTATTACAACATTATTGGTAGCAGGAATGCTGACAACATACACTCAAGCTTGTACTCGTGTGGTATATCTCGGTAAAAACGGGATGGTTGTAACAGGTCGAACCATGGACTGGAAAGAAGATTTAAAATCCAATATTTACGTGTTCCCCAGAGGAATCGAGAGAGCGGGGGCGGACAAGGGGAACACGATTCATTGGAAATCCAAATATGGAAGTGTCATCACGGCGGGATACGACATCGGTACTTCTGACGGGATGAATGAAAAAGGTTTGGTGGCCAATCTCCTATACCTGACAGAATCCGATTATTACCGTCCAAACGACACTCGTCCGGTCATGGGAATCAGCATCTGGACCCAGTACGTGCTTGACAATTTTGCAACCGTGGATGAGGCCGTAAAGGAGCTAAGCAAAGAGACATTTCGGATAGACGCACCGGATATGCCGAACGGGGCGAAATCAACTTTACACTTGGCCATTTCTGACGCATCAGGGAATAGCGCCATATTTGAATACATCAAGGGAAAACTCATCATACACGAAGGGAAAGAATATCAAGTCATGACAAACTCCCCTTCTTACGAACAACAAATCACGCTAAATAATTACTGGCAACAAATCGGTGGCCTAGTAATGTTACCGGGAACCAACCGGGCTGCAGACCGTTTTGTCAGGGCATCATTTTACATCAATGTTATCCCGCAAACAGACAATCAACGAGAAGCAGTAGCCGGAGTTTTTAGCGTTATACGCAATGTATCGGTTCCTCTTGGGATTTCTACCCCGGCACAGCCTAATATCTCTTCCACCCGATGGAGAACGGTCGCCGACCAAAAGAATAAAGTATATTTCTTCGAATCCACGATGACTCCCAATGTATTCTGGATTAACATGAAAGACCTAGACTTTTCAGAAGGTGCATCTGTCAAGAAATTAAACCTTGCAAACGGAGAAACTTACGCGGGGAATGCGGCCAAGGACATGGTAAACAGTCCCTCGTTCAAATTCTTGTTCGAAGTGATATAA
- a CDS encoding PKD-like family lipoprotein codes for MKNKIRHLLFLSVILFSVASCIDDKGNYDYTEIEDAIVEIPEVKENGGKISRDRYDELSLNPEIQYQAGSSADDYNFEWGLYTQQPQKDDDDAYIPKKIIGDKPQLSYKLIDEPDKYYVVLKVTHKEMGSCTDYKFELNVNSMAGWLIYDEAASGDGDFQIIRDREIVPDLSSIQTGIVRNYFATANGGKKLRDGKFLGRRNMNNQYDHLYLFKEDGMYKMKAGTYEVITEDYSTLFSTQPAKNAPMALYYPSPMYGQVEVFVNNNEMYTIRWNMLGQEDKYTTPIGAWGTAYKVNPFIAPVPVTGNTVRAVLYNDISNARGQFITINSSGAAGFPMTPEGKFNTGAINTNETMKLKLEYLGQGRDGITCALFKDELNAGKLSLYTADLRDVSKPLALEIYDLSDLQNIDDAKYFTFGTRGDVLFYATTSKVYSYVFNGAVTELLSTSGEEIVSMKLYTHSANEDYSGRMLFVATYDGAAGKVYKIKFNELNGQLDGEVEEYTGFGKIIDMMNKE; via the coding sequence ATGAAAAATAAGATAAGACATTTATTATTTCTTTCGGTAATACTATTTTCTGTTGCTTCATGTATTGATGATAAAGGAAATTATGATTATACGGAAATTGAAGATGCAATAGTTGAGATACCGGAAGTAAAAGAGAATGGAGGTAAGATTAGTCGTGATCGCTATGACGAATTAAGTTTAAATCCTGAGATACAGTATCAAGCCGGTTCTTCTGCGGATGACTATAATTTTGAATGGGGTTTGTACACTCAACAACCACAAAAAGATGATGATGATGCTTATATCCCGAAGAAAATTATTGGAGATAAACCGCAATTGTCGTACAAGCTAATTGATGAGCCGGATAAATATTATGTAGTTTTGAAGGTGACGCATAAAGAAATGGGCTCGTGTACAGATTATAAATTTGAATTGAATGTTAATTCTATGGCTGGGTGGCTTATTTATGACGAAGCCGCTAGTGGAGATGGAGATTTTCAGATTATTCGTGATCGTGAAATTGTTCCGGACTTGTCTTCGATTCAGACAGGTATTGTTCGGAATTATTTTGCTACGGCTAATGGAGGAAAGAAATTACGGGATGGAAAGTTCTTGGGAAGAAGGAATATGAACAATCAATATGATCATTTATATCTTTTCAAAGAGGACGGGATGTACAAAATGAAAGCTGGAACTTATGAAGTTATTACTGAAGATTATTCTACTTTGTTTTCCACTCAACCAGCGAAAAATGCTCCGATGGCTCTTTATTATCCTAGCCCGATGTATGGACAAGTCGAAGTATTCGTGAATAATAATGAGATGTATACGATCAGATGGAATATGCTGGGACAGGAGGATAAATACACTACACCTATAGGAGCTTGGGGGACTGCTTATAAAGTTAATCCGTTTATAGCTCCGGTTCCTGTGACAGGCAATACTGTTCGTGCTGTTTTGTATAATGATATTAGTAATGCTAGAGGTCAGTTTATTACTATAAATAGTAGTGGCGCTGCTGGTTTTCCGATGACTCCAGAAGGGAAATTTAATACTGGAGCGATTAATACTAATGAGACCATGAAACTTAAATTGGAGTATTTGGGACAAGGTCGAGATGGTATTACTTGTGCATTATTTAAAGATGAATTAAATGCTGGGAAGCTTTCGCTTTATACTGCAGATCTTCGGGATGTTTCTAAGCCTTTAGCATTGGAGATTTACGATTTAAGTGATTTACAAAATATTGATGATGCAAAATACTTTACTTTCGGAACTCGGGGTGATGTATTGTTTTATGCGACAACTTCTAAGGTTTATAGTTACGTGTTCAACGGGGCTGTAACTGAATTGCTTTCAACATCAGGAGAGGAGATTGTTTCCATGAAATTGTACACGCATTCAGCCAATGAAGATTACAGTGGGCGTATGTTGTTCGTGGCAACTTATGATGGGGCGGCCGGAAAAGTGTACAAAATTAAATTCAATGAGTTGAATGGACAGTTGGATGGTGAAGTTGAGGAGTATACCGGTTTCGGAAAAATTATTGATATGATGAATAAAGAATAA
- a CDS encoding zinc ribbon domain-containing protein, which produces MGNKFCQSCGMPMTADEQFGRNVDGSRNEEYCSYCYRDGVFTEDCTMNEMIDHCLQFLDEFNKDMEHPYTKEEARAEMQQFFPMLKRWKS; this is translated from the coding sequence ATGGGAAACAAATTTTGTCAGAGTTGCGGGATGCCGATGACGGCAGACGAACAATTTGGTCGTAACGTGGATGGTTCCCGAAATGAAGAGTATTGTTCTTACTGCTATCGTGACGGGGTTTTTACAGAGGATTGTACGATGAACGAGATGATTGACCACTGTCTGCAATTTCTCGACGAATTCAATAAAGACATGGAGCATCCTTACACGAAAGAAGAGGCTCGTGCCGAGATGCAACAATTCTTTCCAATGCTGAAACGTTGGAAAAGTTGA
- a CDS encoding carbon starvation protein A, whose amino-acid sequence MLTFIISIGLLIVAYFTYGKFVERFFGASSTIATPVKRLADGVDYHELKPWRIFVIQFLNIAGLGPIFGAILGAAYGPMAYVWIVIGCIFMGATHDYFSGMLSIRHDGTSLPDIVGKYLGNNVRKFMTFFTGFLLLAVGVSFVNGPADLLGNLTNMSMTPWLYVIFAYYILATLLPIDKIIGKIYPFMGLALIFMAVAVGSYLLYGGFSGKLYLEELTFDTMKNMHADPTNNILFPMLFIVISCGAISGFHATQSPMMARCMTDEKYGRPIFYGAMISEGIVAMIWATAAMAYFGGAEGLNAAATAGKTPAIIVDAICNSWLGRFGAIIAIIGVVVCPITSGDTAFRSMRLIIADALKFNQKPIKNRLIVSIPIFIIAYLLCNVDFSTIWKYVGIGNQVLATITLWTAATYLAKKGKAHWMMSIPATFLSIVCTTYFLIAPYKVGGLYLSPSISYPIGAIVGIGLFVLFFTKITRNK is encoded by the coding sequence ATGCTAACATTTATTATCTCTATCGGTCTATTAATCGTCGCTTATTTTACCTACGGTAAATTTGTTGAACGATTTTTCGGAGCCTCATCCACAATTGCGACTCCGGTGAAACGCCTGGCAGACGGGGTGGATTACCACGAGCTTAAACCTTGGCGTATTTTCGTTATCCAGTTTTTAAACATCGCTGGCCTAGGACCTATTTTCGGAGCTATACTAGGAGCGGCTTACGGTCCGATGGCTTACGTATGGATCGTGATCGGCTGTATTTTCATGGGAGCGACTCACGATTATTTTTCCGGTATGCTTTCTATCCGCCACGACGGAACAAGTCTACCTGATATTGTCGGGAAATACCTCGGGAACAATGTGCGTAAATTCATGACGTTTTTCACGGGATTTTTATTACTGGCCGTGGGAGTCTCTTTCGTGAACGGACCGGCAGATTTACTCGGTAACCTGACAAACATGAGTATGACACCCTGGTTATATGTTATCTTTGCCTACTATATTCTAGCCACGTTACTTCCCATTGATAAAATTATCGGTAAAATCTACCCGTTCATGGGATTGGCCTTAATATTCATGGCCGTGGCCGTGGGCAGTTATCTACTTTACGGGGGATTTTCCGGGAAACTTTATCTTGAAGAATTAACCTTCGACACGATGAAAAATATGCACGCAGACCCGACAAACAATATTCTTTTCCCGATGTTATTTATCGTGATCTCCTGCGGTGCCATTTCCGGGTTCCATGCCACGCAATCCCCCATGATGGCACGTTGTATGACAGATGAAAAATACGGACGCCCTATCTTTTACGGAGCCATGATTTCAGAAGGAATCGTGGCCATGATCTGGGCTACCGCTGCCATGGCATACTTTGGGGGTGCGGAAGGCCTGAATGCCGCTGCCACGGCAGGAAAAACACCCGCTATTATCGTGGATGCAATCTGCAATTCGTGGTTAGGACGTTTTGGCGCGATTATCGCTATTATCGGGGTTGTTGTTTGCCCGATTACATCCGGAGACACGGCATTCCGTAGTATGCGATTGATCATTGCTGACGCTTTAAAATTCAACCAGAAACCGATCAAGAATCGTCTTATCGTTTCTATCCCGATATTCATCATCGCCTATTTACTTTGTAACGTGGATTTCTCCACGATATGGAAATACGTGGGTATCGGGAACCAAGTGTTAGCCACCATCACGCTATGGACCGCAGCCACCTATTTGGCTAAAAAAGGAAAAGCTCATTGGATGATGTCTATCCCTGCCACGTTTTTAAGTATCGTATGTACGACCTATTTCCTGATAGCCCCTTATAAAGTGGGTGGTTTGTATCTTTCCCCTTCTATCAGTTACCCGATAGGAGCGATCGTGGGAATCGGTCTTTTCGTTCTGTTTTTCACGAAAATTACTAGGAATAAATAA